One window of the Mobula birostris isolate sMobBir1 chromosome 19, sMobBir1.hap1, whole genome shotgun sequence genome contains the following:
- the LOC140212440 gene encoding heterogeneous nuclear ribonucleoproteins A2/B1-like isoform X1 yields MENRDKEQYRKLFIGGLSFNTAEENLRSHFEQWGKLTDCVVMRDPQTKKSRGFGFVTFSTAEEVDDAMAARPHKIDGRVVEPKRAVAREESGKPGAHLTVKKLFVGGIKDDTDEHHLRSYFKNYGKIETIEVITDRQSGKKRGFAFVTFDDHDPVDKIVLQKYHYVNGHNAEVRKALSRQEIMDAQNNRMGRGGGGGFRGDGRGGNYPMGRGGNFGGGPTDGFGGGRGFGDGPGFNGYGGGSGNFGGGPGYGGGFGHQGGGYDGGNYGGNFGGGGNFNDFGNYNHQNSNFGPMKGGNFGGRNMGGPYGGNYGGGGGFGGRNRY; encoded by the exons ATGGAG aacAGGGATAAGGAGCAGTACCGCAAGCTGTTTATAGGTGGCCTCAGTTTTAATACAGCAGAAGAAAATTTAAGAAGCCACTTTGAGCAATGGGGAAAGCTTACCGACTGTGTG GTCATGAGGGATCCTCAAACCAAAAAATCAAGAGGATTTGGATTTGTGACATTTTCTACTGCAGAAGAAGTTGATGATGCAATGGCTGCCAGACCTCATAAAATAGATGGTCGTGTGGTGGAGCCTAAAAGAGCAGTTGCAAGAGAA GAATCTGGGAAACCAGGTGCTCATTTAACTGTGAAGAAACTATTTGTTGGTGGAATAAAAGACGACACTGATGAACATCATCTCAGATCATATTTTAAGAACTATGGAAAAATAGAAACCATTGAAGTAATAACTGATAGGCAAAGTGGAAAAAAGAGAGGATTTGCATTTGTAACATTCGATGACCATGATCCAGTGGACAAAATAGTCC TTCAAAAATACCATTATGTAAATGGACACAATGCAGAAGTGAGAAAAGCTCTGTCTCGTCAGGAAAtaatggatgcacaaaataaCCGGATGGGACGAGGAG GTGGTGGTGGATTTAGAGGAGATGGTCGTGGTGGCAATTATCCTATGGGACGTGGTGGAAACTTCGGAGGTGGCCCTA CAGATGGATTCGGAGGTGGTCGTGGTTTTGGCGATGGTCCTGGTTTCAACGGTTATGGTGGAGGTA GTGGTAACTTTGGCGGTGGCCctggatatggtggaggatttGGCCATCAGGGTGGTGGCTATGATGGTGGAAATTACGGAG GAAATTTTGGTGGTGGTGGTAACTTCAATGATTTTGGAAATTACAATCATCAGAATTCTAATTTTGGACCAATGAAAGGTGGAAACTTTGGAGGTAGAAATATGGGTGGACCATATGGAG GAAACTatggtggaggaggaggatttGGTGGCCGCAACAGATATTAA
- the LOC140212440 gene encoding heterogeneous nuclear ribonucleoproteins A2/B1-like isoform X3 — MENRDKEQYRKLFIGGLSFNTAEENLRSHFEQWGKLTDCVVMRDPQTKKSRGFGFVTFSTAEEVDDAMAARPHKIDGRVVEPKRAVAREESGKPGAHLTVKKLFVGGIKDDTDEHHLRSYFKNYGKIETIEVITDRQSGKKRGFAFVTFDDHDPVDKIVLQKYHYVNGHNAEVRKALSRQEIMDAQNNRMGRGGGGGFRGDGRGGNYPMGRGGNFGGGPNGFGGGRGFGDGPGFNGYGGGSGNFGGGPGYGGGFGHQGGGYDGGNYGGNFGGGGNFNDFGNYNHQNSNFGPMKGGNFGGRNMGGPYGGNYGGGGGFGGRNRY; from the exons ATGGAG aacAGGGATAAGGAGCAGTACCGCAAGCTGTTTATAGGTGGCCTCAGTTTTAATACAGCAGAAGAAAATTTAAGAAGCCACTTTGAGCAATGGGGAAAGCTTACCGACTGTGTG GTCATGAGGGATCCTCAAACCAAAAAATCAAGAGGATTTGGATTTGTGACATTTTCTACTGCAGAAGAAGTTGATGATGCAATGGCTGCCAGACCTCATAAAATAGATGGTCGTGTGGTGGAGCCTAAAAGAGCAGTTGCAAGAGAA GAATCTGGGAAACCAGGTGCTCATTTAACTGTGAAGAAACTATTTGTTGGTGGAATAAAAGACGACACTGATGAACATCATCTCAGATCATATTTTAAGAACTATGGAAAAATAGAAACCATTGAAGTAATAACTGATAGGCAAAGTGGAAAAAAGAGAGGATTTGCATTTGTAACATTCGATGACCATGATCCAGTGGACAAAATAGTCC TTCAAAAATACCATTATGTAAATGGACACAATGCAGAAGTGAGAAAAGCTCTGTCTCGTCAGGAAAtaatggatgcacaaaataaCCGGATGGGACGAGGAG GTGGTGGTGGATTTAGAGGAGATGGTCGTGGTGGCAATTATCCTATGGGACGTGGTGGAAACTTCGGAGGTGGCCCTA ATGGATTCGGAGGTGGTCGTGGTTTTGGCGATGGTCCTGGTTTCAACGGTTATGGTGGAGGTA GTGGTAACTTTGGCGGTGGCCctggatatggtggaggatttGGCCATCAGGGTGGTGGCTATGATGGTGGAAATTACGGAG GAAATTTTGGTGGTGGTGGTAACTTCAATGATTTTGGAAATTACAATCATCAGAATTCTAATTTTGGACCAATGAAAGGTGGAAACTTTGGAGGTAGAAATATGGGTGGACCATATGGAG GAAACTatggtggaggaggaggatttGGTGGCCGCAACAGATATTAA
- the LOC140212440 gene encoding heterogeneous nuclear ribonucleoproteins A2/B1-like isoform X6, producing the protein MENRDKEQYRKLFIGGLSFNTAEENLRSHFEQWGKLTDCVVMRDPQTKKSRGFGFVTFSTAEEVDDAMAARPHKIDGRVVEPKRAVAREESGKPGAHLTVKKLFVGGIKDDTDEHHLRSYFKNYGKIETIEVITDRQSGKKRGFAFVTFDDHDPVDKIVLQKYHYVNGHNAEVRKALSRQEIMDAQNNRMGRGGGGGFRGDGRGGNYPMGRGGNFGGGPRFGGGRGFGDGPGFNGYGGGGNFGGGPGYGGGFGHQGGGYDGGNYGGNFGGGGNFNDFGNYNHQNSNFGPMKGGNFGGRNMGGPYGGNYGGGGGFGGRNRY; encoded by the exons ATGGAG aacAGGGATAAGGAGCAGTACCGCAAGCTGTTTATAGGTGGCCTCAGTTTTAATACAGCAGAAGAAAATTTAAGAAGCCACTTTGAGCAATGGGGAAAGCTTACCGACTGTGTG GTCATGAGGGATCCTCAAACCAAAAAATCAAGAGGATTTGGATTTGTGACATTTTCTACTGCAGAAGAAGTTGATGATGCAATGGCTGCCAGACCTCATAAAATAGATGGTCGTGTGGTGGAGCCTAAAAGAGCAGTTGCAAGAGAA GAATCTGGGAAACCAGGTGCTCATTTAACTGTGAAGAAACTATTTGTTGGTGGAATAAAAGACGACACTGATGAACATCATCTCAGATCATATTTTAAGAACTATGGAAAAATAGAAACCATTGAAGTAATAACTGATAGGCAAAGTGGAAAAAAGAGAGGATTTGCATTTGTAACATTCGATGACCATGATCCAGTGGACAAAATAGTCC TTCAAAAATACCATTATGTAAATGGACACAATGCAGAAGTGAGAAAAGCTCTGTCTCGTCAGGAAAtaatggatgcacaaaataaCCGGATGGGACGAGGAG GTGGTGGTGGATTTAGAGGAGATGGTCGTGGTGGCAATTATCCTATGGGACGTGGTGGAAACTTCGGAGGTGGCCCTA GATTCGGAGGTGGTCGTGGTTTTGGCGATGGTCCTGGTTTCAACGGTTATGGTGGAG GTGGTAACTTTGGCGGTGGCCctggatatggtggaggatttGGCCATCAGGGTGGTGGCTATGATGGTGGAAATTACGGAG GAAATTTTGGTGGTGGTGGTAACTTCAATGATTTTGGAAATTACAATCATCAGAATTCTAATTTTGGACCAATGAAAGGTGGAAACTTTGGAGGTAGAAATATGGGTGGACCATATGGAG GAAACTatggtggaggaggaggatttGGTGGCCGCAACAGATATTAA
- the LOC140212440 gene encoding heterogeneous nuclear ribonucleoproteins A2/B1-like isoform X4 gives MENRDKEQYRKLFIGGLSFNTAEENLRSHFEQWGKLTDCVVMRDPQTKKSRGFGFVTFSTAEEVDDAMAARPHKIDGRVVEPKRAVAREESGKPGAHLTVKKLFVGGIKDDTDEHHLRSYFKNYGKIETIEVITDRQSGKKRGFAFVTFDDHDPVDKIVLQKYHYVNGHNAEVRKALSRQEIMDAQNNRMGRGGGGGFRGDGRGGNYPMGRGGNFGGGPNGFGGGRGFGDGPGFNGYGGGGNFGGGPGYGGGFGHQGGGYDGGNYGGNFGGGGNFNDFGNYNHQNSNFGPMKGGNFGGRNMGGPYGGNYGGGGGFGGRNRY, from the exons ATGGAG aacAGGGATAAGGAGCAGTACCGCAAGCTGTTTATAGGTGGCCTCAGTTTTAATACAGCAGAAGAAAATTTAAGAAGCCACTTTGAGCAATGGGGAAAGCTTACCGACTGTGTG GTCATGAGGGATCCTCAAACCAAAAAATCAAGAGGATTTGGATTTGTGACATTTTCTACTGCAGAAGAAGTTGATGATGCAATGGCTGCCAGACCTCATAAAATAGATGGTCGTGTGGTGGAGCCTAAAAGAGCAGTTGCAAGAGAA GAATCTGGGAAACCAGGTGCTCATTTAACTGTGAAGAAACTATTTGTTGGTGGAATAAAAGACGACACTGATGAACATCATCTCAGATCATATTTTAAGAACTATGGAAAAATAGAAACCATTGAAGTAATAACTGATAGGCAAAGTGGAAAAAAGAGAGGATTTGCATTTGTAACATTCGATGACCATGATCCAGTGGACAAAATAGTCC TTCAAAAATACCATTATGTAAATGGACACAATGCAGAAGTGAGAAAAGCTCTGTCTCGTCAGGAAAtaatggatgcacaaaataaCCGGATGGGACGAGGAG GTGGTGGTGGATTTAGAGGAGATGGTCGTGGTGGCAATTATCCTATGGGACGTGGTGGAAACTTCGGAGGTGGCCCTA ATGGATTCGGAGGTGGTCGTGGTTTTGGCGATGGTCCTGGTTTCAACGGTTATGGTGGAG GTGGTAACTTTGGCGGTGGCCctggatatggtggaggatttGGCCATCAGGGTGGTGGCTATGATGGTGGAAATTACGGAG GAAATTTTGGTGGTGGTGGTAACTTCAATGATTTTGGAAATTACAATCATCAGAATTCTAATTTTGGACCAATGAAAGGTGGAAACTTTGGAGGTAGAAATATGGGTGGACCATATGGAG GAAACTatggtggaggaggaggatttGGTGGCCGCAACAGATATTAA
- the LOC140212440 gene encoding heterogeneous nuclear ribonucleoproteins A2/B1-like isoform X2, which translates to MENRDKEQYRKLFIGGLSFNTAEENLRSHFEQWGKLTDCVVMRDPQTKKSRGFGFVTFSTAEEVDDAMAARPHKIDGRVVEPKRAVAREESGKPGAHLTVKKLFVGGIKDDTDEHHLRSYFKNYGKIETIEVITDRQSGKKRGFAFVTFDDHDPVDKIVLQKYHYVNGHNAEVRKALSRQEIMDAQNNRMGRGGGGGFRGDGRGGNYPMGRGGNFGGGPTDGFGGGRGFGDGPGFNGYGGGGNFGGGPGYGGGFGHQGGGYDGGNYGGNFGGGGNFNDFGNYNHQNSNFGPMKGGNFGGRNMGGPYGGNYGGGGGFGGRNRY; encoded by the exons ATGGAG aacAGGGATAAGGAGCAGTACCGCAAGCTGTTTATAGGTGGCCTCAGTTTTAATACAGCAGAAGAAAATTTAAGAAGCCACTTTGAGCAATGGGGAAAGCTTACCGACTGTGTG GTCATGAGGGATCCTCAAACCAAAAAATCAAGAGGATTTGGATTTGTGACATTTTCTACTGCAGAAGAAGTTGATGATGCAATGGCTGCCAGACCTCATAAAATAGATGGTCGTGTGGTGGAGCCTAAAAGAGCAGTTGCAAGAGAA GAATCTGGGAAACCAGGTGCTCATTTAACTGTGAAGAAACTATTTGTTGGTGGAATAAAAGACGACACTGATGAACATCATCTCAGATCATATTTTAAGAACTATGGAAAAATAGAAACCATTGAAGTAATAACTGATAGGCAAAGTGGAAAAAAGAGAGGATTTGCATTTGTAACATTCGATGACCATGATCCAGTGGACAAAATAGTCC TTCAAAAATACCATTATGTAAATGGACACAATGCAGAAGTGAGAAAAGCTCTGTCTCGTCAGGAAAtaatggatgcacaaaataaCCGGATGGGACGAGGAG GTGGTGGTGGATTTAGAGGAGATGGTCGTGGTGGCAATTATCCTATGGGACGTGGTGGAAACTTCGGAGGTGGCCCTA CAGATGGATTCGGAGGTGGTCGTGGTTTTGGCGATGGTCCTGGTTTCAACGGTTATGGTGGAG GTGGTAACTTTGGCGGTGGCCctggatatggtggaggatttGGCCATCAGGGTGGTGGCTATGATGGTGGAAATTACGGAG GAAATTTTGGTGGTGGTGGTAACTTCAATGATTTTGGAAATTACAATCATCAGAATTCTAATTTTGGACCAATGAAAGGTGGAAACTTTGGAGGTAGAAATATGGGTGGACCATATGGAG GAAACTatggtggaggaggaggatttGGTGGCCGCAACAGATATTAA
- the LOC140212440 gene encoding heterogeneous nuclear ribonucleoproteins A2/B1-like isoform X5 yields the protein MENRDKEQYRKLFIGGLSFNTAEENLRSHFEQWGKLTDCVVMRDPQTKKSRGFGFVTFSTAEEVDDAMAARPHKIDGRVVEPKRAVAREESGKPGAHLTVKKLFVGGIKDDTDEHHLRSYFKNYGKIETIEVITDRQSGKKRGFAFVTFDDHDPVDKIVLQKYHYVNGHNAEVRKALSRQEIMDAQNNRMGRGGGGGFRGDGRGGNYPMGRGGNFGGGPRFGGGRGFGDGPGFNGYGGGSGNFGGGPGYGGGFGHQGGGYDGGNYGGNFGGGGNFNDFGNYNHQNSNFGPMKGGNFGGRNMGGPYGGNYGGGGGFGGRNRY from the exons ATGGAG aacAGGGATAAGGAGCAGTACCGCAAGCTGTTTATAGGTGGCCTCAGTTTTAATACAGCAGAAGAAAATTTAAGAAGCCACTTTGAGCAATGGGGAAAGCTTACCGACTGTGTG GTCATGAGGGATCCTCAAACCAAAAAATCAAGAGGATTTGGATTTGTGACATTTTCTACTGCAGAAGAAGTTGATGATGCAATGGCTGCCAGACCTCATAAAATAGATGGTCGTGTGGTGGAGCCTAAAAGAGCAGTTGCAAGAGAA GAATCTGGGAAACCAGGTGCTCATTTAACTGTGAAGAAACTATTTGTTGGTGGAATAAAAGACGACACTGATGAACATCATCTCAGATCATATTTTAAGAACTATGGAAAAATAGAAACCATTGAAGTAATAACTGATAGGCAAAGTGGAAAAAAGAGAGGATTTGCATTTGTAACATTCGATGACCATGATCCAGTGGACAAAATAGTCC TTCAAAAATACCATTATGTAAATGGACACAATGCAGAAGTGAGAAAAGCTCTGTCTCGTCAGGAAAtaatggatgcacaaaataaCCGGATGGGACGAGGAG GTGGTGGTGGATTTAGAGGAGATGGTCGTGGTGGCAATTATCCTATGGGACGTGGTGGAAACTTCGGAGGTGGCCCTA GATTCGGAGGTGGTCGTGGTTTTGGCGATGGTCCTGGTTTCAACGGTTATGGTGGAGGTA GTGGTAACTTTGGCGGTGGCCctggatatggtggaggatttGGCCATCAGGGTGGTGGCTATGATGGTGGAAATTACGGAG GAAATTTTGGTGGTGGTGGTAACTTCAATGATTTTGGAAATTACAATCATCAGAATTCTAATTTTGGACCAATGAAAGGTGGAAACTTTGGAGGTAGAAATATGGGTGGACCATATGGAG GAAACTatggtggaggaggaggatttGGTGGCCGCAACAGATATTAA